The Oscarella lobularis chromosome 12, ooOscLobu1.1, whole genome shotgun sequence genome window below encodes:
- the LOC136193875 gene encoding uncharacterized protein isoform X2, which produces MHKTKIERKIVFSAVSLLNTGRHQNGGEERRKQVSADCEERRQLRQRRRRLFARGNDRERKEHLDVLGGATGGFVSSNDANVPYEADWGPNFDVSEVYLTVEKKFVPATEVYGSPSVHIWWSAPKHPEVQQQGVTWFYNRVEVTVPAESTYFMTNGFTGGYMGIQDRSPKWVLFSVWNNPKVPDGAVKELAHGEGVTVRPFGGEGTGLQSYLEYDWKVGDTYELIINVRQDAQDKEKAVYTAWFRLPEKSIWRMLSSLQVSPLSGKMSLEGLYSFIEDWAGNGLRRQGLYGSAWIRTDAGPWVEATHGAGTTTGPNAKNRNVFLSEDKTRLGMTTGGPDLSDTSLGPYDVVETSVPTVLTLNHLPDRDGAPARE; this is translated from the exons ATGCATAAGacaaaaatcgaaagaaaaatcgtgTTTAG CGCTGTCAGCCTACTCAATACGGGACGTCATCAAAATGGCGGCGAAGAAAGACGTAAGCAAGTTTCGGCTGATTGtgaagaaaggagacaacTACGGCAGCGTCGCAGGCGACTATTCGCTCGCGGAAACGACCGTGAACGGAAAGAGCATCTGG ACGTCCTCGGCGGTGCAACGGGTggattcgtttcgtcgaacgacgccaaCGTTCCCTACGAAGCCGACTGGGGCCCCAATTTCGACGTCAGCGAAGTCTACTTGACAgtcgagaaaaaattcgttccCGCAACGGAAGTGTACGGATCGCCTTCCGTTCACATATGGTGGTCGGCTCCGAAACATCCCGAAGTCCAACAGCAAGGCGTCACATGGTTCTATAATCGCGTCGAGGTGACGGTTCCGGCGGAGAGCACGTACTTCATGACGAACGGATTCACTGGAGGCTATATGGGCATTCAAGATCGTTCGCCCAAGTGGGTTCTCTTTTCCGTGTGGAATAATCCGAAGGTGCCTGATGGCGCCGTGAAGGAGCTGGCTCACGGCGAGGGTGTGACCGTGAGACCGTTTGGCGGAGAAG GTACAGGACTCCAAAGTTACCTGGAGTATGATTGGAAAGTCGGCGATACGTATGAGCTCATCATCAACGTTCGGCAGGATGCGCAAGACAAGGAAAAGGCTGTCTATACGGCGTGGTTTCGTCTGCCTGAGAAGAGTATCTGGCGCatgctttcttctcttcag GTTTCCCCTCTGTCCGGCAAAATGAGTCTGGAGGGTCTCTACTCTTTCATCGAAGACTGGGCTGGTAATGGGTTACGTAGGCAGGGTCTCTACGGATCGGCGTGGATACGTACGGATGCCGGCCCGTGGGTGGAGGCGACTCACGGCGCTGGGACGACGACAGGTCCCAACGCGAAGAATCGCAACGTGTTCTTGTCTGAAGACAAGACGAGGCTCGGTATGACGACTGGGGGGCCGGATTTGAGCGATACTTCTCTTGGGCCTtacgatgtcgtcgagacgagcgTTCCCACCGTGCTGACGTTGAATCATTTGCCGGATCGCGACGGGGCTCCGGCTCGCGAGTGA
- the LOC136193876 gene encoding F-box DNA helicase 1-like: MFGRNVVYPLPPFPNGEDEDFRVRMPRMESRLSSPRTVGELPAEILENILSLLPLPDLLLNASLTCKRWNSIICSENFMPSKKRYWKIVANNAFKKEILDFYMAKEIVKSPDCVLKFAKLVENFQSDVLSYSGTNKALRMCRLFGMARNILIQKLENDSLELNTWSLIFLLVALSNTVHDCCEVVRQITLPYVSKDRLLFVSSAKGLDFLYYIATYLKELKRPCSFSPG, translated from the exons ATGTTCGGCCGAAATGTCGTCTATCCtttgccgccgtttccgaatggcgaagacgaagacttTAGAGTCAGAATGCCTCGAATGGAAAGtcgtctctcgtcgccgagaacAGTCGGAGAACTTCCAGCGGAAATACTCGAAAACATTTTGAGCCTCTTGCCCCTTCCCGATCTCCTACTCAATGCTTCATTGACTTGCAAACGATGGAATTCTATCATCTGCAGCGAGAAC tttaTGCCTAGCAAGAAAAGATACTGGAAAATCGTTGCGAACAACGCTTTCAAGAAGGAAATCTTAGATTTTTACATGGCAAAGGAAATCGTCAAATCGCCGGATTGCGTTCTGAAATTTGCCAA ATTGGTTGAGAATTTTCAGTCGGATGTATTGTCATATTCGGGTACCAATAAAGCTCTTCGGATGTGCCGTCTCTTTGGCATGGCTCGTAACATTCTGATACAAAAGCTGGAAAACGATTCTTTA GAATTGAACACGTGGAGTTTGATCTTTTTACTCGTTGCTCTCTCGAACACCGTTCACGATTGCTGCGAAGTTGTTCGTCAAATCACGCTTCCTTACGTGTCAAAAGATCGATTGCTATTCGTTTCGTCAGCAAAAGGACTGGACTTTCTATATTATATAGCTACGTATCTGAAAGAGCTCAAGCGTCCATGCTCATTTTCTCCAGGGTAA
- the LOC136193875 gene encoding uncharacterized protein isoform X1, giving the protein MHKTKIERKIVFRFANALSAYSIRDVIKMAAKKDVSKFRLIVKKGDNYGSVAGDYSLAETTVNGKSIWVSESISRMAFYAGQSWVITSTAYMKDVLGGATGGFVSSNDANVPYEADWGPNFDVSEVYLTVEKKFVPATEVYGSPSVHIWWSAPKHPEVQQQGVTWFYNRVEVTVPAESTYFMTNGFTGGYMGIQDRSPKWVLFSVWNNPKVPDGAVKELAHGEGVTVRPFGGEGTGLQSYLEYDWKVGDTYELIINVRQDAQDKEKAVYTAWFRLPEKSIWRMLSSLQVSPLSGKMSLEGLYSFIEDWAGNGLRRQGLYGSAWIRTDAGPWVEATHGAGTTTGPNAKNRNVFLSEDKTRLGMTTGGPDLSDTSLGPYDVVETSVPTVLTLNHLPDRDGAPARE; this is encoded by the exons ATGCATAAGacaaaaatcgaaagaaaaatcgtgTTTAGGTTTGCCAACG CGCTGTCAGCCTACTCAATACGGGACGTCATCAAAATGGCGGCGAAGAAAGACGTAAGCAAGTTTCGGCTGATTGtgaagaaaggagacaacTACGGCAGCGTCGCAGGCGACTATTCGCTCGCGGAAACGACCGTGAACGGAAAGAGCATCTGGGTAAGCGAGAGCATAAGCCGGATGGCGTTTTACGCCGGCCAGTCGTGGGTCATAACGTCAACGGCGTACATGAAAGACGTCCTCGGCGGTGCAACGGGTggattcgtttcgtcgaacgacgccaaCGTTCCCTACGAAGCCGACTGGGGCCCCAATTTCGACGTCAGCGAAGTCTACTTGACAgtcgagaaaaaattcgttccCGCAACGGAAGTGTACGGATCGCCTTCCGTTCACATATGGTGGTCGGCTCCGAAACATCCCGAAGTCCAACAGCAAGGCGTCACATGGTTCTATAATCGCGTCGAGGTGACGGTTCCGGCGGAGAGCACGTACTTCATGACGAACGGATTCACTGGAGGCTATATGGGCATTCAAGATCGTTCGCCCAAGTGGGTTCTCTTTTCCGTGTGGAATAATCCGAAGGTGCCTGATGGCGCCGTGAAGGAGCTGGCTCACGGCGAGGGTGTGACCGTGAGACCGTTTGGCGGAGAAG GTACAGGACTCCAAAGTTACCTGGAGTATGATTGGAAAGTCGGCGATACGTATGAGCTCATCATCAACGTTCGGCAGGATGCGCAAGACAAGGAAAAGGCTGTCTATACGGCGTGGTTTCGTCTGCCTGAGAAGAGTATCTGGCGCatgctttcttctcttcag GTTTCCCCTCTGTCCGGCAAAATGAGTCTGGAGGGTCTCTACTCTTTCATCGAAGACTGGGCTGGTAATGGGTTACGTAGGCAGGGTCTCTACGGATCGGCGTGGATACGTACGGATGCCGGCCCGTGGGTGGAGGCGACTCACGGCGCTGGGACGACGACAGGTCCCAACGCGAAGAATCGCAACGTGTTCTTGTCTGAAGACAAGACGAGGCTCGGTATGACGACTGGGGGGCCGGATTTGAGCGATACTTCTCTTGGGCCTtacgatgtcgtcgagacgagcgTTCCCACCGTGCTGACGTTGAATCATTTGCCGGATCGCGACGGGGCTCCGGCTCGCGAGTGA
- the LOC136193930 gene encoding uncharacterized protein: MRRSAIPRSARVNQIPTLMTTSRRGFGIITCGTVIFFLCLAPFLSVQGEFSRCRDFYEAGRLTDGMYSLEVLPDIAISVYCKDMRSGKPSEYLALPEGTAENFVSYFYEPLDQDLSSSGASVESPAPVLRGSTQFTRIRIDLDTWLVLADDLTFSTFKGGANISYGQAGDMFCHGGNSACQGGNFSINLTSTPFEVDPGVTWAWNTGMEKSSPNGIYIIDSSPRQTVQGRCEKNCFPVLRGASNPRLKLRLVTTHSCQYRSSKLCQNYGKCLLRGAVAYECLCAQGWIGPDCTIPEGGTKVTGKQSGPANDDTSLARCPPGYTLTKCLCSLSVCDGVTLPTNGGENCTAHKAGVGGRVRAVATCTKFDSEMISTTVTRVPEKDFGSQRIVLTYTCPKGSVLLACNWHSYWMSQDRPATSGLGTSAGNTCSVNCGKREKRCSIYTKCLKIRCRCKNGGTCSESLSCSCPRGYVGRFCEKFDYCAWRLKEMERNMCNQSGRCSTETAVPTYGWDGNGSFCRFPMPWQGESPSQSVSNCSIGPPFSCFLRTNGSDGYVDLGSWNPGIVYTLEAWIQPTSSVHRRSIIIGDVTDSCSDWGIFLHNSSIGLLYVPLAGESYCSVSLASEVIVHVNQWHHVAMTADGTYARLFVNGTKILEATTKRYFLGNAIRFRIGRNYTCCPEWSGFSGNVKNVLEWKRVLSESELRSHYESPTKYFNTTEHVLYNRLAAQYEFGENLSPVCYGFDWKFQDWSPADGAVVSGVHCNVRTFYIRPGVIVKVAPWRHRLASNLRADGTFQVYAENIVIEGILKATGAGYKGGERPRTGFFGTQGETVSSLGKMCRSRNRGGGGGGGWGPSAYGLPGGGGGYGEAGKSGSYKSGPAQVGRGGEVYGTSRLSLLYLGSGGGSGGNGPDAPKWTPRGGKGGNGGGAIQLEARRLIEVTGKVRADGYPGEGDNAKSCSASRCSLLSPNRCWDLSGPGGGGAGGSVYLRAPTIDIGVERVTAVGGRGGYGTTGCGGGGGAGRVRIDSDVLYGTSKPSPSRFRFSGTFIDLAMLAREAVFQSDNGNTYNDRSVYLGCFEDAMPPNRLLRVRMADSNKTTPAYCRQQCYGQGFKYYGAEFSRECFCDNVLDGSHLRRLDNGECDRACLGNASLTCGGIWRISVYGPIPRRAAAATFLAHRTCSPWCDVDFSQKANQSLYGFCSNPELISQMSSCSAGFLRPSASSGPEIKDNHKNCRLCSSTLRVVAVRLNGTQYKGHVELYYNHTWKRTVATSWTERDADAVCRHLGFPGFRAVLTYERLSPSPPVVNATSCRIVSKVSAKNSFACSISRRTGLEIRGNHFAEAGVLCSRVGIIYGPLLSVTVFYNDTWHVACDPTWTIENANSTCRLLGFDDLDIVPTSVLPIESRTTYNISCQGNRNALLLCPFFVLRLNSSSDRWTVSSPSTHISVAVGITAAFLALTVGTIVVYVRMKIRRHKRLLGANLFLNSYRPPAIAPRHFTHQVCDSWEISPRNLVLLEKLGEGFFGVVLKAEMTKQVSTVRRSKSFRRKVVACKMLKPSGTYKEQVELLNEISLMKRIGKHPHIVSITGCITADNPVCLVVEFCSGGDLLTCIRNSHFYFSHKNDEDTKKTSRDSMKETGSVDRSDLVKDCSEKAKCLDQGDFLSFAWQIASGMEYLAGKDFVHRDLACRNVLLTSDGMLKVSDFGLTRSIYLDGIYTLKNSASLPLRWMATEAIKYRKFSEFTDVWSFGVCLWEICTLGAYPYPAIANEDLLRELLNGTRLEKPQHCTDQLFDIMCQCWNTKPESRPSFKSLTKQLSLLLESEVPQKYIELECAGGDSDENSDVESDQAWSPQSEVGSNAKLSQEDTTVFEESRL; the protein is encoded by the exons ATGAGGCGTTCCGCGATACCACGTAGTGCCCGTGTAAATCAA ATTCCCACGCTAATGACGACCTCGAGGCGAGGTTTCGGTATCATAACGTGTGGCACAgtgattttctttctctgcttGGCGCCTTTTCTATCGGTTCAAGGCGAGTTCTCTCGCTGCCGAGATTTTTATGAGGCGGGAAGACTAACCGACGGAATGTACAGTTTGGAAGTGTTGCCCGATATTGCTATATCGGTTTACTGTAAAG ACATGAGAAGTGGAAAGCCATCCGAATACCTCGCTTTGCCTGAAGGCACAGCAGAGAATTTTGTCAGCTACTTTTACGAGCCGTTGG ATCAAGATTTGAGTTCGTCAGGTGCTTCAGTCGAGAGCCCTGCTCCTGTCTTGCGGGGTTCAACTCAATTCACGCGCATTCGCATTGACCTGGACACTTGGCTTGTACTGGCGGACGATTTAACGTTTTCTACCTTCAAAGGCGGTGCAAATATATC TTACGGCCAAGCAGGCGACATGTTCTGTCATGGAGGAAACTCAGCGTGCCAGGGAGGAAACTTTAGTATCAATTTGACTTCTACGCCGTTTGAAGTGGATCCTGGCGTTACGTGGGCATGGAACACAGGAATGGAGAAGTCTAGTCCCAACGGAATTTATATTATAGATTCAA GTCCTCGGCAAACCGTGCAAGGAAGATGTGAAAAGAATTGTTTTCCGGTGCTGCGCGGCGCGTCAAATCCGAGACTTAAGCTCCGTCTTGTGACGACTCATTCTTGCCAATATCGCTCGTCAAAATTGTGTCAAAATTACGGAAAGTGTCTCCTTAGAGGAGCTGTGGCGTATGAATGCTTATGCGCTCAGGGCTGGATAGGACCGGATTGCACCATTCCAGAAG GAGGCACTAAAGTGACAGGGAAGCAGAGTGGACCTGCGAACGACGACACCTCCCTCGCAAGATGTCCTCCAGGCTACACGCTTACTAAATGCCTGTGCTCTCTGTCAGTGTGTGACGGCGTGACGTTGCCGACGAACGGCGGTGAAAACTGCACCGCGCACAAAGCCGGGGTAGGAGGTCGAGTGAGAGCCGTCGCAACCTGCACTAAGTTCGATTCGGAAATGATTTCGACGACCGTAACACGAGTTCCAGAGAAAGACTTTGGGAGTCAACGAATCGTATTGACCTATACTTGCCCTAAAG GTTCAGTGTTACTTGCCTGCAATTGGCATAGCTACTGGATGTCACAAGATCGTCCAGCCACGAGTGGCTTAGGAACCTCGGCGGGAAACACGTGCAGCGTCAACTGTGGAAAGCGGGAGAAGCGATGTTCAATTTACACAAAATGCCTGA AGATTAGGTGCCGCTGTAAgaacggcggaacgtgcTCAGAATCGCTTTCCTGCTCGTGCCCTCGTGGATACGTGGGAAGATTCTGCGAGAAGTTCGACTACTGTGCATGGCGTTTGAAAGAAATGGAACGCAATATGTGCAATCAGTCAGGCAGATGTTCAACGGAAACAGCCGTCCCAACGTACGGTTGGGATGGCAACGGGTCCTTCTGCAGGTTTCCTATGCCCTGGCAAGGAGAGTCCCCAAGCCAGTCCGTGTCTAACTGCTCT ATTGGGCCGCCTTTTTCTTGCTTTCTTCGCACGAATGGCTCTGACGGCTACGTCGATTTGGGGTCATGGAATCCAGGCATCGTATACACCTTGGAAGCCTGGATTCAACCGACATCGAGTGTTCACAGGCGCAGT ATCATTATTGGCGATGTGACGGATTCGTGCAGCGATTGGGGAATTTTCCTTCATAACAGTTCTATAGGTCTTCTGTACGTGCCGCTCGCCGGTGAAAGCTATTGTTCCGTCAGTTTGGCATCAGAGGTGATTGTCCACGTTAACCAGTGGCATCACGTCGCAATGACTGCCGACGGAACGTACGCTCGATTGTTCGTAAACGGAACCAAGATTCTAGAGGCTACGACGAAAAGGTATTTTCTTGGTAACGCTATACGCTTTCGCATCGGACGAAATTATACCTGCTGCCCGGAATGGAGCGGGTTTTCTGGCAATGTGAAG AATGTTTTGGAGTGGAAGAGAGTTCTCTCGGAGAGCGAGCTCAGATCTCACTACGAAAGTCCTACAAAGTATTTTAACACTACT GAACACGTACTCTATAATCGTTTGGCGGCTCAGTACGAATTCGGCGAAAATCTATCTCCTGTTTGCTACGGTTTCGACTGGAAATTCCAAGACTGGTCTCCGGccgacggtgccgtcgtttCCGGCGTTCACTGTAACGTACGAACGTTTTACATACGACCAGGTGTCATAGTGAAAGTGGCGCCTTGGAGACACCGTTTGGCCTCGAATTTGAGAGCGGACGGAACCTTTCAAGTCTACGCTGAGAATATCGTGATCGAAGGAATCCTGAAAGCAACGGGTGCAGGATACAAAGGTGGAGAAAGGCCGAGGACTGGCTTCTTTGGTACTCAGGGCGAAACCGTTTCGT CTTTGGGAAAAATGTGCAGGAGTCGGAATagaggcggcggaggtggTGGTGGTTGGGGGCCATCAGCCTACGGGCTACCgggtggcggcggaggcTACGGCGAAGCAGG AAAATCCGGATCGTACAAGAGCGGTCCTGCTCAGGTTGGAAGGGGTGGCGAAGTATACGGAACATCGCGGCTGTCTCTGCTCTATTTGGGCAGCGGAGGAggaagcggcggcaacggccCCGACGCGCCAAAGTGGACTCCGCGCGGCGGCAAAGGTGGCAACGGAGGCGGAGCCATTCAGCTAGAGGCTCGTCGTCTCATCGAAGTCACTGGAAAGGTTCGAGCTGACGGATATCCTGGCGAAGGCGACAACGCGAAGTC atGTTCGGCTTCTAGGTGCTCATTGCTGTCGCCAAATAGATGTTGGGATTTGTCTGGTCCtggcgggggcggggcgggCGGGAGTGTATATCTTCGGGCACCGACGATCGACATAGGTGTCGAGCGAGTGACGGCCGTCGGAGGACGAGGCGGCTATGGAACTACTGgatgcggcggcggcgggggagCCGGTCGCGTTCGCATCGATTCGGACGTCTTGTACGGAACGTCGAAgccgtctccgtcgcgaTTTCGCTTCTCTGGCACCTTTATT GATCTTGCCATGTTAGCCAGAGAGGCTGTGTTTCAAAGCGACAATGGGAACACATACAATGACAGGTCTGTCTACTTGGGGTGTTTTGAAGACGCCATGCCTCCGAATCGTCTTCTGAGAGTTCGAATGGCTGACAGCAATAAGACGACTCCGGCATACTGTAGGCAACAATGCTA TGGCCAAGGATTTAAATACTACGGCGCCGAGTTCTCTCGGGAATGCTTCTGCGACAACGTTTTAGACGGAAGTCATCTTAGACGTCTTGACAATGG TGAGTGCGATCGTGCCTGCTTGGGAAATGCTAGTTTAACATGTGGCGGCATTTGGCGTATTTCCGTGTACGGGCCTATTCCGAGGCGAGCTGCCGCTGCCACCTTTCTAGCGCATCGGACCTGTTCACCCTGGTgtgacgtcgacttttcaCAGAAGGCAAACCAA TCTTTGTACGGCTTCTGCTCCAATCCTGAGCTGATTTCGCAGATGTCGTCATGCTCTGCCGGCTTTCTTAGGCCCTCAGCTTCAAGCGGTCctgaaatcaaagataatCACAAAAATTGCCG GTTGTGTAGCAGTACTCTTCGCGTTGTGGCGGTCAGGTTGAATGGAACGCAGTACAAAGGCCACGTCGAGCTTTATTATAATCATACGTGGAAGAGGACAGTCGCCACGTCGTGGACAGAGAGAGATGCCGACGCAGTTTGTCGTCATTTGGGCTTTCCCGGTTTTCGAGCGGTGTTGACGTACGAACGcttgtcgccgtctccgcccgtcgtcaacgcgacgTCTTGTCGCATCGTCAGTAAAGTATCGGCTAAGAACAGCTTTGCCTGTTCGATTAGTCGTCGTACTGGCTTAGAGATCAGAGGCAATCATTTTGCAGAAGCTGGAGTACTCTGCA GTCGCGTCGGGATTATATACGGCCCTCTTCTGTCAGTTACTGTGTTTTACAACGACACTTGGCACGTTGCCTGTGACCCAACTTGGACCATCGAAAACGCTAATTCGACTTGCCGTCTTCTGGGTTTCGACGACTTGGATATTGTTCCAACATCGGTGCTACCAATCGAGTCAAGAACCACATATAATATCTCATGTCAAGGCAACAGAAATGCGCTTCTTCTGTGTCCCTTTTTTGTTCTTAGACTAAATTCCTCGAGTGATCGATGGACCG TTTCGTCACCTTCGACGCATATTTCTGTTGCCGTAGGGATCACTGCAGCGTTCCTAGCTCTGACCGTCGGCACGATTGTCGTCTACGTTAGGATGAAGATACGACGGCATAAACGTTTGCTAGGAGCCAATTTGTTTCTTAATTCGTACCGCCCGCCTGCTATTGCGCCCAGACATTTCACGCATCAAGTTTGCGATAGCTGGGAGATTTCTCCGCGGAATTTAGTTCTGCTGGAGAAACTTGGCGAAGGCTTTTTTGGGGTTGTCCTAAAAGCCGAGATGACGAAACAAGTTTCAACTGTTCGGCGCAGTAAGTCTTTTCGTAGAAAAGTCGTTGCGTGCAAAATGTTGAAAC cGAGTGGTACCTACAAAGAACAAGTTGAATTATTGAACGAAATATCTCTTATGAAGAGAATTGGCAAGCACCCTCATATTGTGAGCATTACTGGATGCATTACAGCGGACAATCCGGTATGTCTTGTGGTTGAATTCTGCTCTGGCGGTGATTTGCTAACCTGTATAAGAAATTCTCACTTCTAT TTTTCACACAAAAACGATGAGGATACGAAAAAAACTTCAAGAGATTCTAT GAAAGAAACTGGGTCTGTTGATCGCTCTGATCTAGTGAAAGACTGTTCGGAAAAGGCAAAGTGCTTAGATCAAGGCGATTTTCTGTCATTCGCATGGCAGATTGCTTCAGGAATG GAGTATCTTGCAGGCAAAGACTTCGTTCATCGGGATTTGGCTTGCCGAAACGTTCTACTTACGAGTGACGGAATGCTTAAAGTATCCGACTTCGGCTTGACGAGATCCATTTACCTCGACGGAATCTACACTCTCAAAAATTCGGCGTCCCTTCCTCTTCGCTGGATGGCAACTGAAGCCATCAAATATCGCAAATTCAGCGAATTTACTGACGT GTGGTCGTTTGGCGTCTGTCTTTGGGAAATCTGTACTTTAG GAGCTTATCCGTACCCAGCGATAGCCAATGAAGATCTTCTGCGTGAATTGCTGAATGGTACTCGTCTCGAAAAGCCGCAGCATTGCACAGATCAGCT GTTTGACATTATGTGCCAGTGCTGGAACACGAAACCCGAAAGCCGCCCCTCTTTCAAAAGTCTTACGAAACAGCTGTCTCTTCTGCTTGAATCCGAGGTTCCGCAAAAATACATTGAGTTGGAATGCGCCGGTGGCGACTCAGATGAAAACTCTGACGTTGAGAGTGATCAAGCCTGGAGTCCTCAATCAGAGGTTGGGAGCAATGCAAAGTTGTCACAAGAAGATACCACtgtttttgaagaatctCGTCTTTAG